Within the Alteromonas sp. M12 genome, the region GACGCGAGAAGAAGCGATAGAGTATATGGCGAACAATACTGGGATCGCACAAAGTGATGTTGTCTCAGAAATAGAAAGATATATAGTCATGCCAGGTCAGGCAACCTCTTATAAAGTGGGCATGATGAAAATCCTAGAGTTACGAGAAAAGGCTAAATTGGAGTTAGGTGATAAGTTTAAGTTAGCGGATTATCATGACGTCGTACTTAAAAATGGCGCAGTTCCATTGGATATATTAGAACGTCTAGTTAACGACTATATCCAAAGTAAAGCGAACTAATTTACATCGAACTACATAGCTAGATAGAAAATACTTTGTGAAGAAGTAAAGCAGCTCCTAAACAAAGTGTTTTCTAATTCAAAGTCAGTGTCGGACTTAAGATTTTTATTATTCTGAGATCTTTTTGCAGTCTAATAAATTGAAAATCGAAAGCGAAACTTGAAATAAACCTGTTTATTGTGACAAGGTAGCGCATGACACAATGGTTGGTTTTTTGGTATATGGATATATTAGCGCCCGCTCAATCCTCAGTTTATTTGCTAACAGTCGCAGTCCTTTCAGTTCTAACGCTATTAATTCTCATTGTTAAATTTCGAATTCACGCTTTCATAGCGTTGATTCTAGTAAGCATAGTTACAGCAATCGCCGCCGGTATACCATCTGAAAAACTACTTTCAACACTAACCCAAGGTTTTGGTGGGACATTAGCGTCTATCGCGTTATTGGTTGGTTTGGGGGCCATGATTGGGAAAATCCTTGAGCATAGTGGTGGTGCAACGATTTTGGCGGACACATTAATAACTCGGTTCGGCGAGAAAAGAGCGCCTTTAGCTTTAGGTATTGCATCTCTTTTGTTTGGTTTTCCGATCTTTTTTGATGCCGGTCTAATAGTGTTAATGCCGATTATCTTTAGTGTGGCAAAACGTTTCTCTGGATCTCTATTAGTCTACGCGCTGCCCTGCGCTGGCGCATTTGCAGTAATGCATGCTTTTGTACCGCCTCATCCAGGACCTGTAGCTGCATCCGGATTTTTAGGAGCTGATATTGGGCTTCTTCTCATTGTAGGTTTAGCAATTGCGATACCAACCTGGTATTTAGGCGCATATCTGTTTGCTTTGTATTGTGGAAAAAAGTTTCATATTCCTATTGATAACGACTTATTTGGACAAAACACGCCAGCAGACAATAGTTCATACCCTAGATTTAGCACAGTACTGTTCATATTATTGTTGCCGGTTGTTTTAATTTCGTTTAATACCGTTTTAAGTACTTTAATAGTCGCAGGCTTAATAAATAGTGAGCACCAACTTTCTCATGTGTTTATCATTATAGGGCAGACACCTATTGCTTTACTTATCACCCTGCTTAGTTGCTTAATTATATTTTCAAAGCAGTACGGTGCAGAAAAATTAGAGCAATTATGCGCAGAGTCATTAGCACCTATATGCGCAATAATCTTAGTAACAGGTGCAGGAGGAATGTTTGGTGGTGTGCTAAGAGCCAGTGGGATTGGAGATTCACTCGCCTCCATATTAGCTGATACGGGTATGCCATTAATAGTCGCTGCTTTTTTAATTGCAGCCAGTTTGAGAGTGGCCCAAGGATCGGCAACTGTCGCCCTAACTACCACCGCTGCATTAGTTGCGCCTATTGTCACTGTAGCCCCTGATTTAAGCTCCTTAGATTTATGCTTTATTGTTATTTCAATCGCCGGTGGTTCAACAGTGCTTTCGCATTTTAATGACTCAGGTTTTTGGCTAGTGAGTCGTCTTTTAAACATGGATGTGAAAACAACACTTAAAACCTGGACCGTGATGGAAACGCTGCTAGGGACTATCGCATTTCTTTTCGCTTGGATATTGAGTTTGATTTTTTAGCCCAAGAATTATCATGGCTTTAATTATCAGGGCGATCTTCACGCAATAGACCGTACATATTCATATCGTGGAAATCGTCGTTCCAATAACATTTTCCGCGCAATGTACCCTCTAATTTAAACCCTAGTTTGGTTAGCAATGAGCCTGAAGGAATGTTTGAAGGCAAAGCCAAAGCTTCTATTCGATGCACGTAGAAATGGAAATCAGGGGAAAATACAAAGTCAACAACTCGTTTTACGGCTTCACTAGCAAACCCTTTTCCCCAATTTCTCTGACTAATTTCGTATCCGATAACGGCACTATGGTCATACTTATTCCAATGGGTAAAGCCACAAGAACCAATATATTCACCACTTTGCTTACTGCGAATCGCCCAGCGAATACCACTGTCGCTAGTGAATCTTGAATCAAAATACTCTACTAACCTATCGGCTTCTTGAATGTTTTTAAACAATTCAACGTCATAATGTTCCACAACTTTTGGGTCTGAGAAGACCTCAAAAATAGATTGTCTGTCCAATTTAGTTAATTGATCTAATCTAAGTCGTTGTGTTTCAAATACTGGGAATGTTCTATTTTGCATTCATTATGTCTAAGTGGTTAGAAAATCTGGTAGTTATTATTAACTATATACAGGAATATGCAACGTAGTCGGCCTTGTACTTAAAACGATGATACAAAAAAGCCGGCATAATCAGCCGGCTTTTTTAAGTATTAACTAACTACTATGATTCTTTACTGCGACCAGCGCGTTTTCTTTCATTTTCAGTTAGTAATTTTTTACGGATACGGATGCTAACAGGAGTCACTTCTACCAATTCATCGTTATCGATAAACTCAAGAGCTTGCTCTAGAGACATTTTAATTGGCGGAACTAGTGTTTGTGCTTCATCAGTACCAGATGCACGAACGTTAGTTAATTGCTTACCTTTAAGTGCGTTTACCGTAAGGTCGTTATCACGACTGTGAATACCGATAACCATACCTTCATAAACTTCTACACCGTGACCGATAAATAAACGACCACGTTCTTGAAGGTTAAATAAAGCATTGGTTAATGCTTTACCTGTTGCATTGGCAATCAATACGCCATTCTTACGTTGACCAATTGAGCCACCTTTATGCGGTCCGTAATGATCGAATGTGTGATAAATCAAACCTGAGCCTGAAGTCATCGTCATAAAGTCAGTTTGGAATCCAATTAATCCGCGGCTAGGGATCATAAAGTCCATACGAATACGTCCTTTTCCATCAGGAGACATATTAGTAAGTTCACCTTTACGAAGTCCAATTTGTTCCATCACTGAACCTTGATGCTCTTCTTCAGCATCAATAGTTAATGTTTCAAATGGTTCGTGAATTTCGCCATCAATTTCTCTCAAAATTACTTCAGGGCGAGAAACCGCTAATTCGTAACCTTCACGACGCATATTTTCAATCAATATACCCAAATGTAGCTCACCACGTCCTGAAACACGGAATTTATCCGGATCTTCAGTTTCTTCTACTTTTAACGCTACGTTATGAATTAATTCATTTTGTAAACGCTCAAGAATATTACGAGAAGTAACGTACTTACCTTCTTTACCCGCAAATGGAGAAGTATTAACTTGGAAAGTCATGGTTACTGTAGGTTCATCTACAGATAACTGCGGTAAAGCTTCTACAGCATTTGGATCACAAATGGTGTCAGAGATTTTTAACTCGCCTAAACCGGTAATTGCAATGATGTCACCAGCTTGTGCTGAATCAACTTCATGTCTTTGTAAACCAAGGTAACCTTGTACCTGACCTACTTTACCGTTGCGCTTAGTGCCATCAGCCATAACAATAGTGACTTGCTGATTTGGTTTAACTGCACCGCGAGTTACGCGACCAACCCCGATAACACCTACATATGAGTTGTAATCAAGTTGAGAAATCTGCATTTGGAACGGGCCTTCAGGATCTGCATCAGGCGCTTCTACTACATCAACGATTGTTTGGAACAAATCCGTCATGTCTTCAGCTTGCCTGTCTGCTTCTCTTGTTGCCCAACCATTAAGTGCTGATGCATAAACTACTTGGAAGTCTAACTGATCATCAGTTGCGCCAAGGTTATCGAACAAGTCAAATACTTGATCCATTACCCAATCAGGACGAGCACCTGGTTTGTCAATTTTATTGATTACTACGATTGGCTTCAAACCTTGAGCGAAAGCTTTTTGTGTCACAAAACGAGTTTGCGGCATTGGACCTTCTTGGGCATCTACTAATAGAAGTACAGAATCAGCCATCGACATAACACGCTCTACTTCACCACCGAAGTCGGCGTGTCCAGGAGTGTCAACGATATTAATACGGTAATCATTCCAGTTAATTGCTGTGTTTTTTGCAAGTATGGTAATTCCACGTTCTTTTTCAATATCGTTAGAATCCATAACGCGCTCTTCAGCTTCGCCTCGGCTTTCCAAGGTGCCTGACTGTTGCAACAACTTGTCAACCAAGGTTGTTTTTCCGTGGTCAACGTGTGCAATAATTGCAATGTTTCTTAATTTACTAATATCTTTCATTTTGTTCGGTAAGCCTGTACTTTTAAATATGCTCTCGGATTGCCATTAATACCCAATTCTATTCACTGGGATTGCCGAGGGTTACGTTTGGGCGCGGATTATACAGGTAAATAATGAGCAGCGCCCTATTTATTTGTGATATTGAGCAAGTAACTGCCCCTTCCCCCTACTTATCTTAGGTATTTGTAAATTCGCTGTGGCTTAATCTTAGAAATCCACCTGTCGATACAAGCATTTAAAATCACCTAAACCGTGCGCTGTTGCACCAAAACGAATAGTAAGCTCTCTTTTGATATTACTTGTTTTACAATTAAGTATTTGAATTTATGAAATTAAATTTGTTTTTCATTGTTGGATTGATTATTGCTTGGTTAACTAAAACGCAAAAATACAGATCTATTGCGAAACCAACAAATTAACGTCATCTACAAAGTTGTCTGATGAACGTTAGGCAATGAAGCCCGCACAATTTTCCGATAATTGGAAAGTTGAGTGGGTTTTTTTTTGTTCAATGAAAGGTTAAACCTGTTAGGCGAAATAAAAATGAATGCGGAAAAATTTAATCTAGTGTCTTTTACCGGCAAAATGAAAACCTTGCATCTATCTTGGATGGCTTTTTTTATCACCTTTGTAGTTTGGTTTAACATGGCGCCACTCAAAGAAGCTATCGTCGACGGCGTAGGATTAACATTAAGTGAATGGAAAACACTGTTAATCATCAACGTTGCCTTAACCATACCTGCTAGAGTGTTAATTGGTTCATTAACCGACAAGTTTGGCCCAAGGCTGGTGTATTCTGCATTGCTGGCTATTTGTGCTATCCCCTGTTTTGCGTTTGCCCTAGCCAATAGCTTCGAACAATTGTTAATTGCCCGGTTTGCCATGGGATGTATTGGTGCTGGTTTCGTTGTTGGTATTCGCATGGTAAGTGAGTGGTTTCCTCCGAAAGAGTTGGGTACCGCAGAAGGCGTATATGGTGGTTGGGGGAACTTCGGTTCAGCCGCAGCGGCTTTTTCATTACCCACCATTGCATTGCTGTTCGGAGGCGAGGATGGATGGCGTTATGCCATTGGTATTACCGGTGTTTTGAGTTTGATTTTTAGTGTTATTTATTACAAAAACACCACAGACACACCCAAAGGTTCAACTTATTTTCGTCCCAAAAACCTTGGCGGATTAGAAGTCACTAGTGTCAAAGATTTCTATTTTTTATTAGTTATGAAAACGCCAATGTATTTGGCCTTAGCTTTACTTAACTGGAAGCTTTCACCAAGTGGCGTTTCTTTATTAAGCCACGACGTGGTAACCCTGTTGTATTTGAGTCTTGTCGCACTCTATATATTTGACGTATATAAAACCTATCAAGTAAATAAAGATATTTTTGTTACTCCTGTACCTGATATTCACAAGTATGAATTTAAACAAGTTGCGGTGCTGAATATATTGTACTTTGCCACTTTTGGTTCTGAATTAGCTGTGGTTTCGATGTTACCGGCATTTTTTGCCGATACATTCACATTAAATATGGCGACTGCCGGACTATTAGCAGGTATGTATGCATTTATGAATTTAATGTCTCGGCCTGGTGGTGGGTTAATTTCTGACAAATTTGGTCGTAAACCAACATTGTTGATTCTTACCGCAGGCTTAGCTCTGGGATATTTTGCAATGAGTTTTATTGATGCTACGTGGCCAATCTGGTTAGCTGTTGTGGTCGTCATGGCATGTTCCTTCTTTGTGCAATCTGGTGAAGGCGCGGTTTTTGCTGTGGTTCCTCTGATTAAACGTCGCCTAACTGGACAAATTGCGGGTATGACAGGGGCCTATGGTAACGTTGGTGCCGTTGTATATTTAACGGTTTACTCTCTTGTCGACACGTCAACCTTCTTCATTGTGATTGCTTCTACGGCTGTGTTGGGCTTCGTAGCATTACTGTTTATGAAAGAGCCTAGCGGTACAATTACTGAAGTCAGAGAAGATGGTAGTGTCGAACTGATAAACGTCACATAATATGAATCGTTCTATTTAATTCAGGTATTTTAGCTTGGAAAAACTTCACCTTGAATTTGGTGGTTATTCAACGGCTGGTGTGAAAACGGAAAATCAGGATGCGTTTGCAGCCTGGTTGCCAGTGGGTGCTGAATTAACGAGCAAAGGAGCTGTCGCAACCATCGCTGACGGTGTTAGCTCGTGCAGCAGGGCAAAAGAAGCCGCTATAACCTGCGCTACTAATTTCATACAGGATTACCGTCAAACCCCAGAAACGTGGACGGTAAAAAGGGCCGCTACGCAAGTTTTACAAGGTTTGAATCGTTGGTGCGCAGGCCAACATGAGTATGCTTTAGGTGACCATAGTCAAATGGTCACTACTTTTAGCGCATTAATCTTCAAGTCTACCACTGGTTTCCTATTTCATGCTGGCGATAGTCGAATTTGTCGACTGCAGCAGGGGGATTTTGAGCGACTTTCTACCGATCATCATGCTCGGTTTGGCAACAAAAAAGTATTAAGTCGTGCCATTGGTATTGAAGCTAATCTCGATGTGGATTTTCGTACCTTTGAGCTCAACAAAGATGACCTTTTTATCTTGTCAACCGACGGTGTGCATGAGTTTATTAGTTCAAAACAAATACAGCTGCTACTCAATCAATGGTTGGCAGAACCAAAAATTGATTTAGAAGACCTCGCCAGAAGCATCGTTGAATTAGCGATTGAAGCCGGTAGTGACGACAATCTAAGTTGTTTGTTGGTTAAAGTTGCTGAACTGCCTCATGCCGACATCAACGAATATCATCGTCAACTTACTCGATTAGCGATGCCGCCTGCGCTAAAAGAGGGGATGAAGCTTGAGGGATATCGGGTACTGGAACAGGTTTTCAATGGCACACGAAGTAGCTTGTATAAAGTTATTAAGGAAGACACGCAAGAACTGTTTTGTTTAAAAACCCCTTCTCAATATTTTGTTGATGATCCCAACTATTTAAGCGGTTTTTTACGAGAAGAGTGGATAGGTCAAAAACTCCAACACGTAAATATTATGCGCATAAACCCGCGTCCAGATAACGCTAAATTTATGTATCACATTTGTGAGTTTATTGAAGGGCAAACTTTGCGCCAATGGCTGCTAGATAATCCGTCTGCATCCATTGTTGAAGTCAGAAGTATAATGAAGCAGCTAATAGCAGCACTTCGCATTTTTCAACGACAAGATATGGTTCATCGTGATATTAAACCGGAAAATGTGATGATTACCAAAACGGGCGAGGTTAAGTTAATCGATTTCGGTACGGTTTATGTTGGTGCAATGGCGGAAACTCAAGCTTTGCAAGAAGAGAGTGTACCTGTGGGGTCGGTGAACTATATCGCTCCAGAATATCTACTCAATAATCAATTCGATTTTCGCTCTGACTTATTTTCTGTGGCTGTCGTGTGTTTCGAAATGTTGACCGGACATTTGCCCTTTAAAGCATTTACCCCTCAATCAACAACAAAGTTAAGTGTTGATAATTGGCAGTATATTTCATTAAGGAAGTTTAGACCTGACTTGCCACAATGGTTAGATATCGCATTGGCAAAAGGTTTGGCAATTAATCCAGAGCAGCGTTATCAGGCGTTTTCGGAATTTTTTACGGATTTGTCCAAACCAAATACCACTATGCTGAGTCAAATTCAGCATCAGCCGCTAATTCAACGAAACCCACTGCGTTTATTTAAATTTATTGCCTTGGTTGAGTTCATTATCATTCTGCTCTTACTAAGTTATTTTACCTAAAAATAATATAAATTCCTTTGATGGTTATGCCCTA harbors:
- a CDS encoding GntP family permease, yielding MTQWLVFWYMDILAPAQSSVYLLTVAVLSVLTLLILIVKFRIHAFIALILVSIVTAIAAGIPSEKLLSTLTQGFGGTLASIALLVGLGAMIGKILEHSGGATILADTLITRFGEKRAPLALGIASLLFGFPIFFDAGLIVLMPIIFSVAKRFSGSLLVYALPCAGAFAVMHAFVPPHPGPVAASGFLGADIGLLLIVGLAIAIPTWYLGAYLFALYCGKKFHIPIDNDLFGQNTPADNSSYPRFSTVLFILLLPVVLISFNTVLSTLIVAGLINSEHQLSHVFIIIGQTPIALLITLLSCLIIFSKQYGAEKLEQLCAESLAPICAIILVTGAGGMFGGVLRASGIGDSLASILADTGMPLIVAAFLIAASLRVAQGSATVALTTTAALVAPIVTVAPDLSSLDLCFIVISIAGGSTVLSHFNDSGFWLVSRLLNMDVKTTLKTWTVMETLLGTIAFLFAWILSLIF
- a CDS encoding GNAT family protein, with translation MQNRTFPVFETQRLRLDQLTKLDRQSIFEVFSDPKVVEHYDVELFKNIQEADRLVEYFDSRFTSDSGIRWAIRSKQSGEYIGSCGFTHWNKYDHSAVIGYEISQRNWGKGFASEAVKRVVDFVFSPDFHFYVHRIEALALPSNIPSGSLLTKLGFKLEGTLRGKCYWNDDFHDMNMYGLLREDRPDN
- the typA gene encoding translational GTPase TypA, translating into MKDISKLRNIAIIAHVDHGKTTLVDKLLQQSGTLESRGEAEERVMDSNDIEKERGITILAKNTAINWNDYRINIVDTPGHADFGGEVERVMSMADSVLLLVDAQEGPMPQTRFVTQKAFAQGLKPIVVINKIDKPGARPDWVMDQVFDLFDNLGATDDQLDFQVVYASALNGWATREADRQAEDMTDLFQTIVDVVEAPDADPEGPFQMQISQLDYNSYVGVIGVGRVTRGAVKPNQQVTIVMADGTKRNGKVGQVQGYLGLQRHEVDSAQAGDIIAITGLGELKISDTICDPNAVEALPQLSVDEPTVTMTFQVNTSPFAGKEGKYVTSRNILERLQNELIHNVALKVEETEDPDKFRVSGRGELHLGILIENMRREGYELAVSRPEVILREIDGEIHEPFETLTIDAEEEHQGSVMEQIGLRKGELTNMSPDGKGRIRMDFMIPSRGLIGFQTDFMTMTSGSGLIYHTFDHYGPHKGGSIGQRKNGVLIANATGKALTNALFNLQERGRLFIGHGVEVYEGMVIGIHSRDNDLTVNALKGKQLTNVRASGTDEAQTLVPPIKMSLEQALEFIDNDELVEVTPVSIRIRKKLLTENERKRAGRSKES
- a CDS encoding NarK family nitrate/nitrite MFS transporter, which encodes MNAEKFNLVSFTGKMKTLHLSWMAFFITFVVWFNMAPLKEAIVDGVGLTLSEWKTLLIINVALTIPARVLIGSLTDKFGPRLVYSALLAICAIPCFAFALANSFEQLLIARFAMGCIGAGFVVGIRMVSEWFPPKELGTAEGVYGGWGNFGSAAAAFSLPTIALLFGGEDGWRYAIGITGVLSLIFSVIYYKNTTDTPKGSTYFRPKNLGGLEVTSVKDFYFLLVMKTPMYLALALLNWKLSPSGVSLLSHDVVTLLYLSLVALYIFDVYKTYQVNKDIFVTPVPDIHKYEFKQVAVLNILYFATFGSELAVVSMLPAFFADTFTLNMATAGLLAGMYAFMNLMSRPGGGLISDKFGRKPTLLILTAGLALGYFAMSFIDATWPIWLAVVVVMACSFFVQSGEGAVFAVVPLIKRRLTGQIAGMTGAYGNVGAVVYLTVYSLVDTSTFFIVIASTAVLGFVALLFMKEPSGTITEVREDGSVELINVT
- a CDS encoding bifunctional protein-serine/threonine kinase/phosphatase produces the protein MEKLHLEFGGYSTAGVKTENQDAFAAWLPVGAELTSKGAVATIADGVSSCSRAKEAAITCATNFIQDYRQTPETWTVKRAATQVLQGLNRWCAGQHEYALGDHSQMVTTFSALIFKSTTGFLFHAGDSRICRLQQGDFERLSTDHHARFGNKKVLSRAIGIEANLDVDFRTFELNKDDLFILSTDGVHEFISSKQIQLLLNQWLAEPKIDLEDLARSIVELAIEAGSDDNLSCLLVKVAELPHADINEYHRQLTRLAMPPALKEGMKLEGYRVLEQVFNGTRSSLYKVIKEDTQELFCLKTPSQYFVDDPNYLSGFLREEWIGQKLQHVNIMRINPRPDNAKFMYHICEFIEGQTLRQWLLDNPSASIVEVRSIMKQLIAALRIFQRQDMVHRDIKPENVMITKTGEVKLIDFGTVYVGAMAETQALQEESVPVGSVNYIAPEYLLNNQFDFRSDLFSVAVVCFEMLTGHLPFKAFTPQSTTKLSVDNWQYISLRKFRPDLPQWLDIALAKGLAINPEQRYQAFSEFFTDLSKPNTTMLSQIQHQPLIQRNPLRLFKFIALVEFIIILLLLSYFT